One Theileria annulata strain Ankara isolate clone C9 mitochondrion, *** SEQUENCING IN PROGRESS *** genomic window carries:
- a CDS encoding cytochrome C oxidase subunit I (COX1 homologue), putative (SMART pfam:COX1 (PF00115) at aa 38-497, E()=5.90e-166): HTQIYVEKFRHIFVLWFLKNFKFYLVFEFVLSLFNSVSGNHKIIGISYLWLAYWFGMIGFYMSVLIRTELGMSGLKIITMDTLEIYNLLFTLHGLIMVFFNIMTGLFGGIGNYLYPVLLGSCDVVYPRVNLYSLLLQPIGFVLVVSSVYLEIGSGTGWTLYPPLSTSLSNIGIDLIIFGLLAAGIASTLSSINFITTFASIKTIGFVIDRISPAAWSIVLTSFLLLLSLPVVTAVFLMVFFDRNHSTMFFESSNSGDPILYQHLFWFFGHPEVYIMILPGFGIISLLLSTYTTKEMFGNQTMILAMGSIALLGCLVWGHHMYTSGLEADTRGYFTTVTILIALPTGNKIFNWVTTLQCVESIKSLGLILFAVLFIVNFVIGGTTGVVLGNAGLDVVLHDTVYVVGHFHFVLSIGAIISLICFIVYIQRMLFGIILSNRLLSLMAPIFMIAVLFTFLPMHFTGFSPLPRRIPDYPDEMWGWNFICTLGATMMLVLKLTVLFIISLW, encoded by the coding sequence GCATACTCAAATATATGTCGAAAAATTCAGACATATATTTGTTTTGTGGTTTTTAAAAAATTTTAAGTTTTATTTAGTTTTTGAGTTTGTTTTAAGCTTGTTTAATTCTGTTTCAGGAAATCATAAAATCATAGGAATATCTTATTTATGGTTGGCATATTGGTTTGGTATGATAGGATTTTATATGAGTGTGCTGATTAGAACTGAATTAGGTATGAGCGGGTTAAAGATAATAACTATGGATACTTTGGAGATTTATAATTTGTTATTTACATTACACGGTCTTATTATGGTGTTTTTTAATATTATGACTGGTCTTTTTGGAGGAATTGGAAATTATTTGTATCCTGTTCTTTTAGGATCTTGTGATGTTGTATATCCTAGAGTTAATCTCTATAGTTTGTTACTTCAACCAATTGGTTTTGTATTAGTAGTATCTTCAGTTTATTTAGAAATTGGAAGTGGAACAGGATGGACATTGTATCCTCCTCTTTCGACTTCTCTTTCTAATATTGGAATTGATCTTATAATATTTGGTTTGTTGGCAGCTGGAATTGCAAGTACATTAAGCAGTATTAATTTTATAACTACTTTTGCTTCTATAAAAACAATAGGTTTTGTTATTGACAGAATTTCGCCAGCAGCATGGTCGATTGTTTTGACTTCATTTTTGTTATTGTTATCATTGCCGGTTGTTACCGCAGTTTTTCTTATGGTATTTTTTGATAGAAATCATAGCACAATGTTTTTTGAATCTTCAAATTCTGGAGATCCAATCTTATATCAACATTTGTTCTGGTTTTTTGGACACCCTGAGGTTTATATAATGATATTACCTGGATTTGGTATTATTAGCTTATTATTATCTACATATACTACAAAAGAAATGTTTGGTAATCAGACTATGATATTAGCTATGGGTTCTATAGCTTTGTTAGGTTGTTTAGTTTGGGGACATCATATGTATACATCAGGTTTGGAAGCAGATACTCGTGGGTATTTTACAACAGTTACAATATTGATTGCTCTTCCAACAGGTAATAAAATATTTAATTGGGTTACAACATTGCAATGTGTTGAGTCAATAAAATCATTAGGACTTATATTATTTGCTGTTTTATTTATTGTAAATTTTGTTATAGGAGGTACAACTGGTGTTGTGCTTGGAAATGCTGGACTAGACGTAGTATTGCATGATACTGTTTATGTAGTTGGACATTTTCACTTTGTCCTTTCGATAGGTGCTATAATTTCATTAATATGTTTTATAGTTTATATTCAAAGAATGTTATTTGGAATTATTCTTTCGAACAGATTATTGTCACTAATGGCTCCTATTTTTATGATAGCAGTTTTATTTACATTCTTACCAATGCATTTTACTGGATTCTCTCCTCTTCCAAGAAGAATACCAGATTATCCAGATGAAATGTGGGGATGGAATTTTATTTGTACACTTGGAGCAACAATGATGTTAGTATTGAAATTAACAGTATTATTTATTATATCATTATGATAA